GGGCATACTGGAATTGGCGGAAGGTCCATTTTTAGATGAAGTAAACAGTTCATTTATTGGAAGATGGGAAATGCCCATTCGACATAGCTTAACATTAGGCGAGTTGGCATTGTATTTCAATGAGACCAAAAAGATAGCTGCGAACATAGACGTGATCCGTTGTAAAGGATGGAACAGAGAGTTGTTTCAACCGGATTGGAAACTAGCTTTTATTCCTACATCACCGGCCATTCAGTCATTTGAATCAATGTTATTGTATCCGGGTCTTTGTTTATTGGAAGCTACAAATCTTTCGGAAGGAAGAGGTACCCCTTATAGTTTTACTGCAATAGGCGCGCCATGGTTACAAGCTGAACGAGTTGCTGCCATGTTGAATGATATTTCAGGAGGTGAATTCAGTGCGCATGCAATAACATTCACACCCGAGCATAGTAAATTCAACGGCCAACTTTGTAAGGCTGTTCGTTTGGAAATACATGACAGGATCAGTTTTCGACCCGTATTAACGGGTATGATCTGTGTCAAGCTGATCAAAACATTACATCCGGAACAATTTGAATGGGATATCTATCCAACAAATGTCAATCCATCAGGAAAAAATCATTTGGATAAGTTAACGGGCATCTTAGGTAGTGAGCAATTGTTCGATCTCCCATTTGCCGCTTTCATTACAGCCATCACAAAGCAAACCCACGCGAGGGCATGGAAAGAAATGGTACAGCAAGCGATCTTGTATTAATGTTTGATGTCAGATCGCAGATGTCAGATGTGTGGTATTAGATTTTGTGTTTCAGGATAAATAGAGAGAAATAACTACATCCCAAATCATACATCAGATATCTGCGATCTGACATCATACATCTGACATTTGCGATCTCCCATCCCCATAAAGGTCTCTTATCACGACACTAGCTGCAACACATCCAAAAATAGCTGGCATATAACTGATAGTGCCAATGATGGATTTTTTTGGATAGGCTTTCTCGGTT
Above is a genomic segment from Sediminibacterium sp. KACHI17 containing:
- a CDS encoding DUF1343 domain-containing protein → MLQFGIDQVLQQNPNWKQLRIGMITNEAAQTRDGIASRKALLDNGFNITILFSPEHGLDVTGADGHAMSDGTDTLTGLPVISLYGERLAPEAEHVKELDILLFDVPDVGSRFYTYLWTLTHVMEGATKFEKKLVVLDRPNPISGILELAEGPFLDEVNSSFIGRWEMPIRHSLTLGELALYFNETKKIAANIDVIRCKGWNRELFQPDWKLAFIPTSPAIQSFESMLLYPGLCLLEATNLSEGRGTPYSFTAIGAPWLQAERVAAMLNDISGGEFSAHAITFTPEHSKFNGQLCKAVRLEIHDRISFRPVLTGMICVKLIKTLHPEQFEWDIYPTNVNPSGKNHLDKLTGILGSEQLFDLPFAAFITAITKQTHARAWKEMVQQAILY